The following proteins come from a genomic window of Streptomyces sp. NBC_01716:
- a CDS encoding ArsB/NhaD family transporter, which produces MGITAWLAVGVFAGVYVLIATEWVHRVKAALGGAVIMLALGVTDAEHAFFSEEAGIDWNVIFLLLGMMLIVSVLKRTGVFEFIAIWAAKRARGKPYRLMVLLILATAVLSPWLDNVTTVLLIAPVTILVCNKLGLPVVPYLIAEVMACNISGAATLIGDPPNIIIGSRAGLSFNDFLLHMTPIVVVLMVVFVLMSRVMFRKAFRYDPERAKSVMEMDERAAIKDPRLLKLSGIVLLAVMAGFVLHTTFHIEPSVVAITGGLVLLALSRLDAEEVARDVEWETLAFFTGLFVMVGAMVQIGVIGDLGELAAEATEGELLGTSMALVFGSVVPSAFIDNIPFVASVSPIVSEIVASAGGTGEAGMLWWSFALGADLGGNATIIASSANVVVVGIAEREGHHISFWTFSRYGLVVTAVTTVIAAAYVWLRYFVLV; this is translated from the coding sequence ATGGGCATCACGGCCTGGCTGGCCGTCGGGGTGTTCGCGGGTGTCTACGTCCTGATCGCCACCGAGTGGGTCCACCGTGTGAAGGCCGCCCTCGGCGGTGCGGTGATCATGCTGGCGCTCGGGGTGACCGACGCCGAGCACGCCTTCTTCTCCGAAGAGGCGGGCATCGACTGGAACGTCATCTTCCTGCTCCTCGGCATGATGCTGATCGTCTCGGTGCTCAAGCGGACCGGAGTCTTCGAGTTCATCGCGATCTGGGCGGCCAAACGGGCCCGCGGCAAGCCCTACCGGCTGATGGTGCTGCTGATCCTGGCCACCGCGGTGCTCTCCCCGTGGCTCGACAACGTGACGACCGTCCTGCTGATCGCACCCGTGACGATCCTCGTCTGCAACAAGCTCGGCCTGCCGGTCGTCCCGTATCTGATCGCCGAGGTGATGGCGTGCAACATCAGCGGCGCCGCCACCCTGATCGGTGACCCGCCCAACATCATCATCGGCTCGCGCGCGGGCCTCTCCTTCAACGACTTCCTGCTGCACATGACGCCGATCGTGGTGGTGCTGATGGTGGTCTTCGTCCTGATGAGCCGGGTGATGTTCCGCAAGGCGTTCCGCTACGACCCCGAGCGGGCCAAGTCCGTGATGGAGATGGACGAACGGGCCGCCATCAAGGACCCCCGGCTGCTCAAGCTGAGCGGGATCGTCCTGCTGGCCGTGATGGCCGGGTTCGTCCTGCACACCACGTTCCATATCGAACCCTCGGTCGTCGCGATCACCGGCGGGCTCGTCCTTCTCGCCCTCTCGCGGCTCGACGCCGAGGAGGTGGCGCGCGACGTGGAGTGGGAGACGCTGGCGTTCTTCACCGGACTGTTCGTGATGGTCGGCGCGATGGTGCAGATCGGGGTCATCGGAGACCTGGGGGAGCTGGCGGCGGAGGCCACCGAGGGTGAACTCCTCGGCACCTCCATGGCGTTGGTCTTCGGGTCGGTCGTCCCCTCGGCCTTCATCGACAACATCCCGTTCGTCGCCTCCGTCAGCCCGATCGTCTCCGAGATCGTCGCCTCGGCGGGCGGCACGGGCGAGGCGGGCATGCTCTGGTGGTCCTTCGCGCTCGGCGCGGACCTCGGCGGCAACGCGACGATCATCGCCTCGTCGGCGAACGTCGTGGTCGTCGGCATCGCCGAGCGGGAGGGCCACCACATCTCGTTCTGGACATTCAGCCGCTACGGACTGGTCGTCACGGCGGTCACCACCGTGATCGCCGCGGCGTACGTGTGGCTGCGCTACTTCGTCCTGGTGTGA
- a CDS encoding cation:proton antiporter regulatory subunit produces MEHTAHVSKTALPGVGTRYDLNTDSGRHISVVVHQDGRRIVAFHDPDDDDNCKDSTPLAPYEATALSKLLMPDPVGHLHQHLEIDLVTEHIPVTKRSPFAGRTLGSTQARTRTGASIVAVLRRTDAVPSPTPDFRFALGDTLVVVGTREGVDAVAELITGG; encoded by the coding sequence ATGGAGCACACCGCTCACGTCAGCAAGACCGCCCTGCCCGGGGTCGGTACCCGCTACGACCTCAACACCGACTCGGGCCGCCACATCTCGGTCGTGGTGCACCAGGACGGGCGCCGCATCGTCGCCTTCCACGACCCCGACGACGACGACAACTGCAAGGACTCCACCCCGCTCGCCCCGTACGAGGCGACGGCGCTCTCCAAACTCCTGATGCCCGACCCGGTCGGGCATCTGCACCAGCATCTGGAGATCGACCTCGTCACCGAACACATCCCGGTCACCAAACGCTCCCCCTTCGCAGGACGCACGCTCGGCTCCACCCAGGCCCGTACCCGCACCGGCGCGTCCATCGTCGCCGTGCTGCGCCGGACCGACGCCGTCCCCTCGCCCACCCCGGACTTCCGCTTCGCACTGGGGGACACGCTCGTCGTCGTCGGCACCAGGGAAGGCGTGGACGCCGTCGCCGAACTGATCACCGGAGGATAA
- a CDS encoding ABC transporter substrate-binding protein — MSHSSWEFTDDRGHLTVAPHRPERVVAYIQAGATLWDHGLRPLGIFGSHHDGDTPDPAKAGALPLDRTLDFGGGSSVDPDAVLAAEPDLLVAVSYGGGQIYGIDPEAAKHLEEQVGVIVIDVGKDRPLDGTRDRFTALARSLGAPHEPDTQDLEWAEARLRTLTARPAAARVLALSAAGPGSVHLARPGTWPDLRALTALGVDLLDPGEGAGVNWRTTDWEQALALDPDVVLGDIRANAATPGALRGDSHWRALQERARTVAWNPEAPCSHQGHARFVDAVAAAL; from the coding sequence ATGTCCCACAGCAGCTGGGAGTTCACGGACGACCGCGGCCATCTCACCGTCGCACCCCACCGCCCGGAACGGGTGGTCGCCTACATCCAGGCGGGCGCGACCCTGTGGGACCACGGCCTGCGGCCCCTGGGGATCTTCGGATCCCACCACGACGGAGACACCCCCGACCCCGCGAAGGCGGGCGCACTGCCGCTCGACCGCACCCTCGACTTCGGCGGTGGCTCCTCGGTCGATCCGGACGCCGTCCTCGCCGCCGAACCGGATCTGCTGGTGGCCGTCAGCTACGGCGGCGGCCAGATCTACGGCATCGATCCGGAGGCGGCCAAGCATCTGGAGGAGCAGGTCGGTGTGATCGTCATCGACGTCGGCAAGGACCGGCCGCTGGACGGGACAAGAGACCGGTTCACGGCACTCGCCCGCTCCCTCGGCGCGCCGCACGAGCCCGACACACAGGATCTGGAGTGGGCGGAGGCCCGGCTCCGTACGCTCACCGCACGCCCCGCAGCGGCCCGGGTGCTCGCCCTGTCGGCCGCCGGGCCCGGCTCCGTACATCTCGCGCGGCCCGGCACCTGGCCCGACCTGCGGGCGCTGACGGCGCTCGGCGTCGATCTGCTCGATCCCGGGGAGGGAGCGGGCGTCAACTGGCGTACGACCGACTGGGAGCAGGCGCTGGCGCTCGATCCGGATGTCGTGCTCGGCGACATCCGGGCGAACGCGGCCACGCCCGGAGCGCTCAGGGGTGACAGCCACTGGCGTGCGCTCCAGGAGCGGGCACGCACCGTGGCCTGGAATCCGGAGGCGCCGTGCAGCCACCAGGGGCACGCGCGCTTCGTGGACGCGGTGGCGGCGGCGCTGTAA
- a CDS encoding HAMP domain-containing sensor histidine kinase has product MSLFWRIFLLNAAVLFAATALLLLGPVTVSTPVLLTEAMIMAAGLVAMLIANAALLRIGLGPLQRLTRAMTTTDLLRPGPRPAVSGHGEIAELIRTFNRMLDRLEAERAASSALALSAQEAERHRIAQELHDEIGQTLTAVLLEIRRVADRAPEPLRDELHQVQETTRDSLDEIRRIARRLRPGVLEELGLISALKALANESTTHSGLTVRHSFDGDLPPLDHEVELVLYRVAQEGLTNIIRHAGARQVGVALHHGPLGVELSVMDDGRGIGTAPEGAGIRGMRERALLIGAEVSVGDAPGGGTEVRLHVPATQIRPATRRTNRSD; this is encoded by the coding sequence GTGTCCCTGTTCTGGCGCATCTTCCTGCTCAACGCCGCCGTGCTGTTCGCGGCGACCGCGCTGCTGCTGCTCGGTCCCGTCACGGTCTCCACACCGGTCCTGCTCACCGAGGCGATGATCATGGCCGCAGGTCTGGTCGCCATGCTGATCGCGAACGCCGCGCTGCTGCGGATCGGACTCGGCCCGCTGCAACGGCTCACCCGTGCGATGACCACCACCGATCTGCTGCGTCCCGGCCCCCGGCCGGCCGTCTCGGGACACGGGGAGATCGCCGAACTGATCAGGACGTTCAACAGGATGCTGGACCGGCTGGAGGCCGAACGCGCGGCCAGCAGCGCGCTCGCGCTCTCCGCGCAGGAGGCCGAACGCCACAGGATCGCCCAGGAGTTGCACGACGAGATCGGCCAGACCCTGACCGCCGTGCTGCTTGAGATCAGGCGCGTCGCCGACCGTGCGCCCGAGCCGCTGCGGGACGAACTGCACCAGGTGCAGGAGACCACCAGGGACAGCCTGGACGAGATCCGCAGGATCGCCCGCCGGCTGCGCCCCGGGGTGCTGGAGGAACTGGGGCTGATCAGCGCGCTGAAGGCGCTGGCGAACGAGAGCACGACTCATAGCGGACTCACCGTCAGGCACAGCTTCGACGGCGATCTTCCACCGCTGGACCACGAGGTCGAGCTGGTGCTCTACCGGGTCGCCCAGGAAGGCCTCACCAACATCATCCGGCACGCCGGCGCCCGGCAGGTCGGCGTGGCGCTGCACCACGGCCCGCTCGGAGTCGAACTGTCGGTCATGGACGACGGACGCGGAATCGGTACGGCCCCGGAGGGCGCGGGCATCCGGGGCATGCGCGAGCGCGCGCTGCTGATCGGCGCGGAGGTGTCGGTGGGCGACGCGCCCGGCGGAGGTACGGAGGTACGGCTGCACGTCCCCGCCACTCAGATCCGACCGGCCACCCGCCGCACGAACAGGAGCGACTGA
- a CDS encoding M56 family metallopeptidase: MGVFVLLPLLLPLTALPIARLAERHLHPRLATRLLSALAAVLALCSTVCLGLLVVVGTVQLPGHPLPDGWGDAWAEEEGPPTAPYEEAAGKGAVVALLAVAVSWSTAARRHRRVRHRAEHALAGVPDGELAVLTDEAAYAYALPGARTSARDRVSGGRIVVSTAMLACLDASERAALVAHERAHLAGHHHRYLLAVRFAARANPLLLPLRSAVTYTTERWADEEAARVTGERRVVARAIGKAALVSRGAPTPVPAAFAAPGPVPRRVAALLEPAPSAVSWPPVFTAVGLAAWAAAAGTLGSALSSANATVTLFLVLKTAGPL; the protein is encoded by the coding sequence ATGGGCGTGTTCGTCCTGCTGCCGCTGTTGCTGCCCCTGACCGCGCTGCCGATCGCGCGCCTGGCGGAGCGGCATCTCCATCCCCGGCTCGCCACCCGGCTGTTGTCGGCGCTGGCCGCCGTACTGGCGCTGTGCAGCACGGTGTGCCTGGGGCTGCTGGTGGTCGTCGGTACGGTGCAACTGCCCGGCCATCCGCTGCCCGACGGGTGGGGCGACGCCTGGGCCGAGGAGGAGGGTCCGCCGACGGCGCCGTACGAGGAAGCAGCCGGGAAGGGGGCCGTCGTCGCGCTGCTCGCCGTGGCCGTGTCGTGGTCGACCGCCGCCCGCAGGCACCGCCGTGTCCGCCACCGGGCGGAGCACGCGCTGGCCGGAGTGCCGGACGGTGAACTCGCCGTACTGACCGACGAGGCCGCCTACGCGTACGCGCTCCCCGGCGCGCGCACGTCCGCGCGCGACCGGGTCTCGGGCGGCCGGATCGTCGTCTCCACGGCCATGCTCGCGTGTCTGGACGCGAGCGAACGCGCGGCGCTCGTCGCCCATGAACGCGCGCATCTCGCCGGGCACCACCACCGCTATCTGCTCGCCGTCCGCTTCGCCGCGCGGGCCAACCCGCTGCTGCTGCCGCTGCGTTCGGCCGTGACCTACACGACGGAACGGTGGGCGGACGAGGAGGCGGCCCGGGTGACGGGCGAGCGGCGGGTCGTGGCACGGGCCATCGGCAAGGCCGCCCTCGTCTCGCGCGGCGCCCCCACCCCGGTCCCGGCGGCCTTCGCCGCGCCGGGACCGGTGCCGCGCCGGGTGGCCGCGCTGCTCGAACCGGCGCCCTCGGCCGTCAGCTGGCCGCCGGTCTTCACCGCGGTGGGTCTGGCGGCCTGGGCGGCGGCGGCCGGGACGCTCGGATCGGCGCTCTCGTCGGCGAACGCGACGGTCACGCTCTTTCTCGTGCTGAAGACGGCCGGCCCGCTCTGA
- a CDS encoding cation:proton antiporter, producing the protein MHDTTALLIELGAVILGLGLLGRLAGRVGFSPIPLYLLAGLAFGHGGLIPMAASEEFFATGAEIGVILLLLLLGLEYSASELVTNLKTQYPSGIVDFVLNALPGAIAALLLGWGAVAAVALAGVTWISSSGVIAKVLGDLGRLGNRETPVILGVLVIEDLAMAVYLPLLTALLAGLSLAGGSLTLLISLGSVGIVLYVALRHGRLISRAVSSDNPEMLLLVVLGLTVLVAGVAQELQVSAAVGAFLVGIALSGEVAEGAHNLLAPLRDLFAAVFFVFFGLNTDPADIPPVLVPALILAVVSALTKIATGWYAAGRAGVKTAGRWRTGGTLVARGEFSIVIAGLAVGVEPRIGPLATAYVLILVILGPLAARWTEPLARRLTRKPRPPAPVSEEIVTPEAPAAAGPADTAHSHG; encoded by the coding sequence GTGCACGACACGACCGCGCTGCTCATCGAACTCGGGGCCGTCATCCTCGGCCTGGGCCTGCTCGGCCGGCTCGCCGGGAGGGTGGGCTTCTCGCCCATCCCGCTCTACCTGCTGGCGGGACTCGCCTTCGGCCACGGCGGGCTCATCCCCATGGCGGCCAGTGAGGAGTTCTTCGCCACGGGCGCCGAGATAGGAGTCATCCTGCTCCTGCTCCTGCTCGGGCTGGAGTACAGCGCCTCCGAACTCGTCACCAACCTCAAGACCCAGTACCCCTCCGGCATCGTCGACTTCGTACTGAACGCGCTGCCCGGCGCGATCGCCGCGCTCCTGCTCGGCTGGGGCGCGGTCGCCGCCGTCGCGCTCGCGGGCGTCACCTGGATCTCGTCGTCCGGCGTCATCGCCAAGGTACTCGGCGACCTCGGCAGGCTCGGCAACCGCGAAACCCCCGTCATCCTCGGCGTCCTGGTCATCGAAGATCTCGCCATGGCCGTCTATCTGCCGCTGCTCACCGCCCTGTTGGCCGGACTGAGCCTCGCGGGCGGCAGCCTCACGCTGCTCATCTCCCTCGGCAGTGTGGGCATCGTGCTGTACGTCGCCCTGCGCCACGGCCGGCTGATCAGCCGCGCGGTCTCCTCCGACAACCCGGAGATGCTGCTGCTCGTCGTCCTCGGTCTGACGGTACTGGTCGCGGGTGTCGCCCAGGAGCTTCAAGTCTCGGCCGCGGTCGGCGCGTTCCTCGTCGGCATCGCGCTGTCGGGGGAAGTGGCCGAGGGCGCGCACAACCTGCTCGCGCCGCTGCGCGATCTCTTCGCCGCCGTCTTCTTCGTGTTCTTCGGTCTGAACACCGATCCGGCCGACATCCCGCCCGTGCTCGTCCCCGCCCTGATCCTGGCCGTCGTCAGCGCGCTGACGAAGATTGCCACGGGCTGGTACGCGGCGGGCAGAGCGGGAGTCAAGACGGCGGGCCGCTGGCGGACGGGCGGCACCCTCGTGGCACGCGGGGAGTTCTCCATCGTCATCGCGGGGCTGGCCGTCGGTGTGGAACCCCGGATCGGGCCGCTGGCCACCGCGTACGTACTGATCCTGGTCATACTCGGCCCGCTGGCCGCCCGTTGGACCGAACCGCTGGCCCGGCGCCTCACCCGTAAGCCCCGGCCGCCGGCACCTGTCTCCGAGGAGATCGTCACGCCGGAGGCGCCGGCCGCCGCCGGACCGGCCGACACGGCTCATTCGCACGGCTGA
- a CDS encoding tellurite resistance TerB family protein: MALWDRIKESAQTMQTQLEAKKNDLKSGAFRDASMAMCALVAAADGSIDPAERQRVTQLITGNDVLRNFPPADLQRRFDEYLNKLLADPAIGKIDVLQEVAKAKKKPAEARAVVQIGIIIGGADGNFDAQERAVVREACLALDLQPQEFDV; the protein is encoded by the coding sequence ATGGCCCTGTGGGATCGCATCAAGGAATCCGCCCAGACGATGCAGACCCAGCTGGAGGCGAAGAAGAACGACCTCAAGAGCGGCGCCTTCCGCGACGCCAGCATGGCGATGTGCGCCCTGGTCGCGGCGGCCGACGGTTCCATCGACCCGGCCGAGCGTCAGCGCGTCACGCAGCTGATCACCGGGAACGACGTGCTGCGGAACTTCCCGCCCGCCGATCTGCAGAGGCGCTTCGACGAGTACCTGAACAAGCTCCTCGCCGACCCGGCGATCGGCAAGATCGATGTGCTCCAGGAAGTCGCCAAGGCGAAGAAGAAGCCGGCCGAGGCGCGTGCCGTCGTCCAGATCGGCATCATCATCGGCGGCGCCGACGGCAACTTCGACGCGCAGGAGCGGGCCGTCGTACGCGAGGCGTGCCTGGCGCTCGACCTCCAGCCGCAGGAGTTCGACGTCTAG
- a CDS encoding BlaI/MecI/CopY family transcriptional regulator — MEAQVLAVLRQAPGPVNAGWVLDQLGGDLAYTTVMTILTRLQAKRAVTRERVGRFFEWCATSDEAGLAALRMRRVLDAESDREAVLARFVTALSPDDERLLRDLLNLPEDGAED; from the coding sequence CTGGAGGCCCAGGTGCTCGCCGTGCTGCGGCAGGCGCCGGGACCGGTCAACGCGGGCTGGGTGCTCGACCAGCTCGGCGGGGACCTGGCGTACACGACGGTCATGACGATCCTCACCAGACTCCAGGCCAAACGGGCCGTCACCCGTGAGCGCGTGGGCAGGTTCTTCGAATGGTGCGCGACCTCCGACGAGGCGGGGCTGGCCGCCCTGCGGATGCGCCGCGTACTTGACGCCGAGTCGGACCGCGAAGCCGTACTGGCCCGCTTCGTCACCGCGCTCTCGCCCGACGACGAGCGGCTGCTGCGGGACCTCCTCAATCTTCCCGAGGACGGGGCGGAGGACTGA
- a CDS encoding TerD family protein — MGVSLSKGGNVSLTKEAPGLTAVLVGLGWDVRTTTGTDYDLDASALLVNEAGKVGTDQNFVFYNNLRSPDGSVEHTGDNLTGEGEGDDEVVKVNLAGVPADVSRIVFPVSIHDAQARGHSFGQVRNAFIRVVNQSGGTEIARYDLSEDASTETAMVFGELYRSGAEWKFRAVGQGYASGLSGIAADFGVGV; from the coding sequence GTGGGAGTTTCCCTGTCCAAAGGCGGCAATGTCTCCCTCACCAAGGAGGCGCCGGGGCTGACAGCCGTCCTGGTCGGTCTCGGGTGGGACGTCCGCACCACGACCGGCACCGACTACGACCTGGACGCCAGTGCCCTGCTGGTCAACGAGGCCGGGAAGGTCGGCACGGACCAGAACTTCGTGTTCTACAACAACCTCAGGAGCCCTGACGGTTCGGTCGAGCACACGGGTGACAACCTGACCGGTGAGGGCGAGGGTGACGACGAGGTCGTCAAGGTGAACCTGGCCGGTGTCCCCGCCGATGTCTCCAGGATCGTCTTTCCGGTGTCGATCCATGACGCCCAAGCCCGCGGCCACAGCTTCGGCCAGGTCCGCAACGCCTTCATCCGTGTGGTGAACCAGTCCGGCGGAACCGAGATCGCGCGCTACGACCTGAGCGAGGACGCGTCCACCGAGACCGCGATGGTCTTCGGCGAGTTGTACCGCAGCGGCGCCGAGTGGAAGTTCCGCGCCGTCGGCCAGGGTTACGCGAGTGGCCTGTCCGGCATCGCCGCCGACTTCGGTGTCGGTGTCTGA
- a CDS encoding DUF3040 domain-containing protein, producing the protein MHAHDEDRQLDGLADRLRHDDPRFAADFARGRPCRPREYRRGTAWLTLAVGLALLGAGIALGHGLLLAGGLVVSGAAGHLFDPNREQIRRGTPPPS; encoded by the coding sequence ATGCACGCCCACGACGAAGACCGGCAGCTCGACGGCCTCGCCGACCGGCTGCGGCACGACGATCCGCGCTTCGCCGCCGACTTCGCACGGGGGCGCCCCTGCCGCCCCCGCGAGTACCGGCGCGGCACCGCGTGGCTGACGCTCGCCGTCGGTCTCGCGCTGCTCGGGGCGGGGATCGCGCTGGGACACGGGCTCCTTCTCGCGGGCGGGCTCGTCGTGTCCGGTGCGGCGGGGCACCTCTTCGACCCGAACCGGGAGCAGATCCGGCGCGGCACTCCGCCGCCGTCCTGA
- a CDS encoding SpoIIE family protein phosphatase — MAGRNRPAIGADERLALNRMGSFDWDLAHRTLELDAAGQAVFDLRAGEYDGDPESLRPRLPVEDGLRLDSTVDRAIRLGRSSYGAYFQVNRRNGLRQWTHVRARILRDDRGTPHRIVGIIRNASTELTEFAEVSPEEADRRQLTTILQGITEALSRAVTVEDVIDVLSESGGLERFVADGLAIGIVDGGSVRLVALAGDSLDVPGEMPAAPLAGSTPLAEAALTRRARFSTSLPGLGEALGFPEPADDPTRLGPYAGGQGFDAAAFLPLVAQARSVGGLALFYRGRTRFTAEDRDICLGLAGVVAQSLQRAILFDQEREFATGLQASMLPRDIPAFTGAEIAVRYHAAWSGREVGGDWYDVIALPGGRVGVVVGDVQGHDTHAAAIMGQLRIALRAFAGEGHPPATVLARASRFLVELDTERFATCTYAELDLSTGEVRAVRAGHLGPLVRHTDGRTGWPHLSGGLPLGLATEFGQEDFPETRLDLVPGETFVLCTDGLVEEPGLDITDGMGELAHAVRTGPGGAGPLADHLPDRLWQRWATGDDVALLVVHRAPDPGTHQAPRIHQYIHQADPEGLIETRAVLRQALVDWHMPALVDDVQLAAGEMLVNVLLHTEGGAVLTLEVVPGPVRRVRLWVKDRSSAWPRRRWPGEAATSGRGLLMIDAVAARWGVEPRGDGKAVWCEFAPSGRAA; from the coding sequence ATGGCAGGACGGAACCGCCCGGCCATCGGTGCGGACGAGCGGCTTGCCCTGAACCGTATGGGCAGCTTCGACTGGGACCTGGCGCACAGGACCCTGGAACTCGATGCGGCGGGGCAGGCCGTGTTCGACCTGCGCGCGGGGGAGTACGACGGAGACCCCGAATCCCTGCGCCCCCGGCTCCCCGTGGAGGACGGCCTGCGCCTCGACTCCACGGTGGACCGGGCGATCCGCCTGGGCCGCTCGTCCTACGGCGCGTACTTCCAGGTCAACCGCCGTAACGGACTCCGCCAGTGGACCCATGTGCGGGCCCGGATTCTGCGCGACGACCGGGGGACCCCGCACCGCATCGTCGGTATCATCCGCAACGCGAGCACCGAGCTGACGGAGTTCGCCGAGGTCAGCCCCGAGGAGGCCGACCGGCGGCAGCTGACCACGATCCTCCAGGGCATCACCGAGGCCCTGTCCCGCGCGGTCACCGTCGAGGATGTCATCGACGTGCTGAGCGAGAGCGGCGGCCTGGAACGCTTCGTCGCCGACGGGCTGGCGATCGGCATCGTCGACGGCGGCTCGGTGAGACTCGTCGCCCTGGCCGGAGACTCCCTGGACGTGCCGGGGGAGATGCCCGCCGCCCCGCTGGCCGGTTCCACGCCGCTCGCCGAGGCGGCCCTCACCCGGCGGGCCCGCTTCTCCACCTCGCTCCCCGGACTCGGCGAGGCCCTCGGATTCCCCGAACCCGCCGACGACCCGACCCGGCTCGGCCCGTACGCCGGTGGCCAGGGGTTCGACGCGGCGGCCTTCCTCCCGCTCGTCGCCCAGGCGCGCTCCGTCGGCGGCCTCGCGCTCTTCTACCGCGGTCGCACCCGCTTCACGGCCGAGGACCGCGACATCTGTCTCGGCCTTGCGGGCGTCGTCGCCCAGTCGCTCCAGCGCGCGATCCTCTTCGACCAGGAGCGGGAGTTCGCCACCGGACTCCAGGCGTCCATGCTGCCCCGCGACATCCCGGCCTTCACGGGCGCCGAGATCGCGGTGCGCTACCACGCCGCCTGGAGCGGCAGGGAGGTCGGCGGCGACTGGTACGACGTGATCGCCCTGCCGGGCGGACGGGTCGGCGTCGTCGTGGGCGACGTCCAGGGACATGACACACACGCCGCCGCGATCATGGGCCAGCTGCGGATAGCCCTGCGCGCCTTCGCCGGCGAGGGCCATCCACCGGCGACCGTCCTCGCGCGGGCCTCCCGGTTTCTCGTGGAGCTGGACACCGAGCGCTTCGCCACCTGTACGTACGCCGAGCTCGACCTCTCCACCGGAGAGGTACGTGCCGTACGCGCCGGACACCTCGGCCCGCTCGTCCGGCACACCGACGGCAGAACCGGCTGGCCCCATCTGAGCGGCGGACTGCCCCTGGGCCTCGCCACCGAGTTCGGGCAGGAGGACTTCCCCGAGACCCGGCTCGACCTGGTGCCCGGCGAGACGTTCGTGCTGTGCACCGACGGTCTCGTGGAGGAGCCGGGACTCGACATCACGGACGGCATGGGGGAACTCGCCCACGCCGTGCGCACCGGGCCCGGCGGGGCGGGCCCCCTCGCCGACCATCTCCCCGACCGGCTGTGGCAGCGCTGGGCGACCGGCGACGACGTCGCGCTCCTCGTCGTGCACCGGGCGCCCGACCCCGGCACCCACCAGGCGCCGCGAATCCACCAGTACATCCACCAGGCCGACCCGGAGGGCCTGATCGAGACCCGCGCCGTGCTGCGCCAGGCGCTCGTGGACTGGCACATGCCCGCCCTGGTCGACGACGTGCAACTGGCCGCCGGGGAGATGCTGGTGAACGTGCTGCTGCACACCGAGGGAGGCGCCGTCCTCACGCTGGAGGTCGTGCCCGGTCCTGTCCGTCGGGTACGGCTCTGGGTGAAGGACCGCTCCAGCGCCTGGCCACGGCGGCGGTGGCCGGGCGAGGCGGCGACGTCGGGACGCGGGCTGCTGATGATCGACGCCGTGGCGGCGCGCTGGGGGGTCGAGCCACGCGGGGACGGCAAGGCCGTGTGGTGCGAGTTCGCCCCGTCGGGCCGAGCCGCCTGA
- a CDS encoding response regulator transcription factor: MTAHPDRGTSPAPASGPVRTRILLADDHALVRRGVRLILDAEPDLTVVAEAGDGAEAIEMAREHRPDLAILDIAMPRLTGLQAARELSRLLPGTRILILTMYDNEQYFFEALKSGASGYVLKSVADRDLLEACRAAMRDEPFLYPGAVTALIRNYLDRVRRGENIPENAVTVREEEILKLVAEGHSSKEIADLLVISAKTVERHRANLLQKLGLKDRVELTRYAIRAGLIEP, translated from the coding sequence ATGACCGCCCATCCGGACCGCGGAACCAGCCCCGCCCCGGCCTCCGGGCCGGTGCGGACCCGCATCCTGCTCGCCGACGACCACGCCCTCGTACGGCGCGGGGTGCGGCTGATCCTCGACGCGGAGCCGGACCTGACCGTCGTCGCGGAGGCGGGCGACGGCGCGGAGGCCATCGAGATGGCCCGCGAGCACCGCCCCGATCTGGCCATTCTCGATATCGCGATGCCGAGGCTGACCGGGCTCCAGGCCGCCCGCGAGCTCTCCAGGCTGCTGCCGGGGACGCGCATCCTGATCCTCACGATGTACGACAACGAGCAGTACTTCTTCGAGGCGCTGAAGTCCGGCGCGAGCGGCTACGTCCTCAAGTCGGTGGCGGATCGCGACCTGTTGGAGGCGTGTCGCGCGGCGATGCGCGACGAGCCGTTCCTCTATCCCGGCGCCGTCACCGCGCTCATCCGCAACTACCTGGACCGGGTGCGCCGGGGAGAGAACATCCCGGAGAACGCCGTGACCGTGCGGGAGGAGGAGATCCTCAAACTCGTCGCCGAGGGGCACTCGTCGAAGGAGATCGCCGATCTGCTCGTCATCAGCGCCAAGACGGTCGAGCGCCATCGGGCCAATCTGCTCCAGAAGTTGGGGCTCAAGGACCGCGTGGAACTGACCAGATACGCCATCAGGGCCGGCCTCATCGAGCCCTGA